The Spiroplasma clarkii genome has a window encoding:
- a CDS encoding PTS sugar transporter subunit IIC has product MKSDLNNSQKDQLQVEISKNKQRVMNGYINNSVVPKMNRFANQRHLVAIRNAVVANIPLIIIGALFLILLNFPIGLKDGDTLGSIMPAKLNTAFLQVYRMTMGLLAVVTSFCIGSELAKSYKMDPTTSGVLSLIGFMMWVGVDVATNTIKIGALGSNGLFVAIISGILIFEFYRLCKKYNITLRMPRQVPAAVANSFIILIPLAIYALIVMTLRFIVGFDFINDMGKILSPLQSVLNDTLGGTMVIALLITFFWIFGLSGASLVGSIMRPFWTQAIEANADAFLNGSEIPYRYPEQFMQWGVWVGGSGATLGLIIAALLLAKSKQVKSIAKTSAIPGIFNINEPVIFGMPIMLNLYLILPFIFVPQIAILVNALWVKIFAIQWVALAPWTLPGPIGAVLSSGVNPFGWVPAVSTIIVSTVVYAPFLIAYDKQILKEEKLLANDQSAFEPYNFVQSVWYTVFSKKSLNHELIKQAKEEKIQAKLQYKENQNILKQSNFEAEKNKIKTQKAEFKSAFAQLNSTYKEDKLKIVNGFKTDLETKNQLLKSQQDKQQVENIKMEILELKNKYWQVRAELQDEFYLKKMELIN; this is encoded by the coding sequence ATGAAATCAGATTTAAATAATTCTCAAAAAGATCAACTTCAAGTTGAGATTTCAAAAAACAAACAAAGAGTAATGAATGGTTACATTAACAACAGTGTGGTTCCTAAAATGAATCGCTTTGCCAATCAAAGACACTTGGTGGCTATTAGAAATGCTGTTGTTGCTAACATTCCACTAATTATTATTGGTGCCTTATTCTTAATTTTATTAAATTTCCCAATAGGTCTTAAAGATGGAGACACTTTGGGAAGTATTATGCCAGCAAAATTAAATACAGCTTTTTTACAAGTTTACAGAATGACTATGGGGCTACTTGCAGTTGTTACTTCATTTTGTATTGGATCAGAATTAGCAAAATCATATAAAATGGATCCAACCACTTCAGGAGTTCTATCATTAATTGGATTTATGATGTGAGTTGGAGTTGATGTGGCCACAAACACAATCAAAATTGGAGCCTTAGGTTCAAATGGATTGTTTGTAGCAATTATTTCAGGAATATTAATTTTTGAATTTTACAGATTATGTAAAAAATACAATATTACTTTAAGAATGCCAAGACAAGTGCCAGCAGCTGTTGCTAATTCATTTATTATTTTAATCCCACTAGCAATTTATGCACTAATTGTTATGACATTAAGATTTATTGTTGGATTTGACTTTATCAATGATATGGGAAAAATCCTTTCACCATTACAATCTGTGTTAAATGACACCCTTGGAGGAACAATGGTGATTGCCTTGCTAATTACTTTCTTTTGGATTTTTGGACTAAGTGGAGCTAGTTTAGTGGGTTCAATTATGAGACCATTTTGAACTCAAGCTATTGAAGCAAATGCTGACGCTTTCTTAAATGGATCTGAAATTCCTTACAGATATCCAGAACAATTTATGCAATGAGGGGTTTGAGTTGGAGGTAGTGGTGCTACATTAGGATTAATTATTGCAGCCTTACTTTTAGCAAAATCAAAACAAGTAAAATCAATTGCCAAAACAAGTGCAATTCCAGGTATTTTCAACATTAATGAACCAGTAATTTTTGGAATGCCAATTATGTTGAACTTATACTTAATCTTACCATTTATTTTTGTACCCCAAATTGCAATTTTAGTTAATGCTTTATGAGTTAAAATCTTTGCAATTCAATGAGTTGCTTTAGCTCCATGAACTTTACCTGGACCAATTGGGGCTGTGTTATCAAGTGGGGTAAATCCATTTGGATGGGTACCTGCAGTTTCCACAATTATTGTTTCCACAGTGGTTTATGCACCATTCTTAATTGCTTATGACAAACAAATTTTAAAAGAAGAAAAATTATTAGCAAATGATCAAAGTGCTTTTGAACCATATAACTTTGTTCAAAGTGTTTGGTACACAGTTTTTAGTAAAAAATCATTAAATCATGAGCTAATTAAACAAGCCAAAGAAGAAAAAATTCAAGCAAAATTACAGTACAAAGAGAACCAAAATATTTTAAAACAATCAAACTTTGAAGCAGAAAAAAATAAAATTAAAACTCAAAAAGCTGAATTCAAATCTGCTTTTGCACAATTAAATTCAACATACAAAGAAGATAAACTTAAAATTGTTAATGGTTTTAAAACAG
- a CDS encoding PTS sugar transporter subunit IIB, with protein sequence MKKALLCCSGGFSSTAVAQALDNFSIKEGYKWSAMGIAAGGFNPDEFDSYAVILVSPQIRFRYPEIKKICDEKQIVSLQIPPNLYYPNKAKELWDEVIKVLNQ encoded by the coding sequence ATGAAAAAAGCTTTACTTTGTTGTTCAGGTGGATTTTCATCAACTGCAGTAGCCCAGGCCTTAGATAACTTTTCAATTAAAGAAGGGTATAAATGAAGTGCCATGGGAATTGCTGCCGGGGGATTTAATCCAGATGAATTTGACAGTTATGCTGTCATCTTAGTTTCACCTCAAATTAGATTTCGCTATCCTGAAATCAAAAAAATTTGTGATGAAAAACAAATTGTTAGTTTACAAATTCCACCAAATTTATATTACCCAAATAAAGCTAAGGAATTATGAGACGAGGTTATTAAAGTTTTAAACCAGTAA
- a CDS encoding MurR/RpiR family transcriptional regulator translates to MKKSAYQFLLQKKAEEPFIDYIFDNLKSKSLEINEIAAKCFVSKSTITRYFKQNGWEGFREFKFILMNELNNIDNDEKLSSNLNKNVIASLESTDNLVSATDYDQATQLIKNSQKIMIVSIGGNVPAALELRNRLLRFGFDVFFETDQHYSYVYSKKLNQNDLIIAISYTGNTKEVLKIVKSAHKNEVKIMAITRNYDSDLFELSDLVLRIDSKEGLARVISIEARITIFYVILKLSLCIYESDPEKYQKIIFSNSY, encoded by the coding sequence GTGAAAAAAAGTGCATACCAATTTTTATTACAAAAAAAAGCTGAAGAACCATTTATAGATTATATTTTTGATAATTTAAAGAGTAAAAGTTTAGAGATAAATGAAATTGCTGCCAAATGTTTTGTAAGTAAATCAACCATTACTCGCTATTTCAAGCAAAATGGGTGAGAGGGGTTTCGAGAATTTAAGTTCATTTTAATGAATGAACTTAACAATATTGACAACGATGAAAAATTAAGTTCCAATTTAAATAAAAATGTCATTGCTTCTTTAGAAAGCACTGATAATTTAGTGTCTGCAACTGATTATGACCAGGCAACTCAATTAATTAAAAATTCCCAAAAAATTATGATTGTTTCAATTGGAGGAAATGTTCCAGCAGCTCTTGAACTGCGCAATCGACTATTGCGATTTGGTTTTGATGTTTTTTTTGAAACTGATCAACATTATTCATATGTTTATTCAAAAAAATTAAATCAAAATGACTTAATAATTGCAATTTCATATACAGGAAACACCAAAGAGGTATTAAAAATAGTTAAATCTGCTCATAAAAATGAAGTGAAAATCATGGCAATCACTCGAAATTATGATAGCGATTTGTTTGAACTCTCAGATTTGGTGTTAAGAATTGATAGTAAAGAAGGTTTAGCAAGAGTTATTTCCATTGAAGCTCGAATCACAATTTTTTATGTAATTTTAAAATTATCACTGTGTATTTATGAATCAGATCCAGAAAAGTATCAAAAAATAATATTTTCAAATTCCTATTAG
- a CDS encoding MupG family TIM beta-alpha barrel fold protein: MAVYPEKMDLEDMKKYITTAKANNFKIVWTALLQLDEHELASKTGTIQKYKEILKFSKENDMINIIDVNQRILNAINFDGDFKFFAELNIDVVRFDSPMSPQQLANLTFNDYGIKIELNMDNNDYLLDETLHYGGIKDNILGSHNFYPQKYCGISKAFYQTTSKKFKNLGIETSAFVSTKNPKRIANWDVDDFCCTLEDLRGLNLISQVNYLWSSNLTDNVIICNAYASNKELEALGKLNPYYVNLQVVLQTNISDIEKTIIFDEEHFRRADINPYFIRSTQSRVKYKSKAFPPNQTKQSYEIGDVLIGNDDFSLYKGELQLAIAKSEADARKNLVAQVIVDDLLSLENINSYTKFKFILADEMH; encoded by the coding sequence ATTGCAGTTTATCCAGAAAAAATGGATCTGGAAGACATGAAAAAATATATAACAACAGCAAAAGCCAACAATTTCAAAATAGTTTGAACAGCACTTTTACAGCTAGATGAACATGAACTTGCTAGCAAAACTGGGACAATTCAAAAATATAAAGAAATCTTAAAGTTTTCAAAAGAAAATGATATGATTAACATCATTGATGTCAATCAAAGAATTTTAAATGCTATTAATTTTGATGGTGATTTTAAATTTTTTGCTGAATTAAATATTGATGTTGTCAGATTTGACTCACCAATGAGTCCACAACAATTAGCAAACTTAACCTTTAATGATTATGGCATTAAAATTGAGTTAAACATGGATAACAATGATTATCTGTTAGATGAAACTTTACATTATGGAGGAATTAAGGATAACATTTTAGGAAGTCATAACTTTTATCCACAAAAATATTGTGGAATAAGTAAGGCCTTTTATCAAACAACTTCTAAAAAATTTAAAAATCTCGGTATTGAAACAAGTGCTTTTGTTTCAACAAAAAATCCAAAAAGGATTGCCAACTGAGATGTTGACGATTTTTGTTGCACTTTAGAAGATCTTAGGGGCTTAAATTTAATTTCTCAAGTCAATTACTTATGGAGCAGTAACTTAACAGATAATGTTATCATTTGTAATGCTTATGCCTCTAATAAAGAATTAGAAGCACTAGGAAAATTAAATCCCTACTATGTTAATTTACAAGTTGTTCTGCAAACAAATATTTCCGACATTGAAAAGACAATCATTTTTGATGAAGAACATTTTCGAAGAGCAGACATTAACCCCTATTTTATTCGATCAACCCAAAGCAGAGTTAAGTATAAAAGCAAAGCCTTTCCACCCAACCAGACAAAACAAAGTTATGAAATTGGAGATGTTTTGATTGGAAATGATGATTTCTCACTTTACAAAGGTGAATTGCAGTTAGCAATTGCTAAATCAGAAGCTGATGCTCGTAAAAACTTAGTTGCTCAAGTAATTGTTGATGACTTACTTTCTCTTGAAAACATCAATTCATACACAAAGTTTAAATTTATTTTGGCTGATGAAATGCATTAG
- a CDS encoding anhydro-N-acetylmuramic acid kinase, producing MKCISLMSGTSLDGIDGLLCDVTFENNNFKIKELDFVNIEYPKKLKEKLLKNINVLTSRVDEICELNFELANLATELVTIILQKSKLSSQQIDYIAMHGQTMYHIPPNNQFNQTPSTLQIADPCVVSTKTKIKVVNNFRSADIANGGQGAPLVPIADHFLFRDKNKLRIMVNIGGISNFSVLDPNLSYCFGYDVGPGNVLIDLIANQYLQLEFDPGGQNAAKGTLDEKVFKKIIEHDFFQQAAPKSTGRELFNLEFINQYFDLKSQKVVDILNTCTQVTAAVIATEALKFYNTKFQCELIICGGGAYNAFLVKQIEERLNNKFIVKTLEEIGFNAKSKECVAFAILGYLSINDIKINIKKTTGGIGAVVLGSISKNY from the coding sequence ATGAAATGCATTAGTTTAATGTCGGGAACATCACTTGATGGCATTGATGGTTTATTATGTGATGTTACTTTTGAAAACAATAATTTTAAAATTAAAGAATTAGACTTTGTAAATATTGAATATCCTAAAAAATTAAAAGAGAAATTGTTAAAAAATATAAATGTTTTAACTAGTAGAGTTGATGAAATTTGTGAACTGAACTTTGAACTTGCAAATCTTGCTACTGAACTAGTGACAATTATTTTACAAAAAAGTAAACTAAGTTCTCAACAAATTGATTATATTGCAATGCATGGTCAAACAATGTACCATATTCCACCAAACAATCAATTCAATCAAACTCCTTCAACTTTACAAATTGCAGATCCTTGTGTGGTATCTACAAAAACTAAAATTAAAGTAGTCAATAATTTTCGAAGTGCAGATATTGCTAATGGCGGTCAAGGTGCACCACTTGTTCCAATTGCTGATCATTTCTTATTTAGAGATAAAAATAAACTAAGAATTATGGTAAATATTGGGGGCATTTCAAACTTTTCAGTCCTTGATCCAAATCTAAGCTATTGCTTTGGTTATGATGTTGGTCCCGGAAATGTTCTTATTGACTTAATTGCAAATCAATATCTTCAACTAGAATTTGACCCTGGAGGTCAAAATGCAGCAAAAGGAACTCTTGATGAAAAGGTTTTTAAAAAAATTATTGAACATGACTTTTTTCAACAGGCTGCTCCTAAATCTACAGGGAGAGAACTATTTAATTTAGAATTTATTAATCAATATTTTGATTTAAAATCTCAAAAAGTTGTAGATATCTTAAACACTTGTACACAAGTCACGGCAGCCGTGATTGCAACTGAAGCACTTAAATTTTATAACACTAAATTTCAATGCGAATTAATTATTTGTGGTGGAGGTGCTTATAATGCTTTCTTAGTCAAACAAATCGAAGAAAGATTAAATAACAAGTTTATTGTAAAAACTCTTGAAGAAATTGGTTTTAATGCAAAATCAAAAGAATGTGTAGCTTTTGCTATTCTTGGCTATTTATCAATAAATGATATTAAAATTAATATCAAAAAAACTACTGGTGGAATTGGAGCTGTAGTGTTAGGTTCAATTTCTAAAAATTATTAA
- the araD gene encoding L-ribulose-5-phosphate 4-epimerase AraD, with protein sequence MLEKLKQEVYEANMLLEKLNLVTFTWGNVSGMDWESGLMVIKPSGVSYEKLTPADMVVMDLNYQVVEGKLKPSTDAPTHIYLYNKYRFLQGICHTHSIYATSWCQAGVDLPAQGTTHADNFYGPVPCTKHLDMQKIKDNYEYETGVLIAATFAERNLDPQAMPAILVNNHGPFTFGESPYKAVEYAKVLETVGQMTFQSYLLNGYKNNVKQELLDKHYFRKHGKDSYYGQ encoded by the coding sequence GTGTTAGAAAAGTTAAAACAAGAAGTTTATGAAGCAAACATGCTCTTAGAAAAACTAAATTTAGTGACTTTTACTTGAGGTAATGTTTCAGGAATGGATTGAGAATCAGGCTTAATGGTAATAAAACCAAGCGGGGTAAGTTATGAAAAACTGACTCCAGCAGATATGGTTGTGATGGATCTAAACTATCAAGTGGTTGAAGGTAAATTAAAACCTTCAACAGATGCTCCCACTCATATTTACTTGTATAACAAATATCGCTTTTTACAAGGTATTTGTCACACTCATTCAATCTATGCAACTTCTTGGTGTCAGGCTGGGGTTGATTTACCAGCCCAAGGTACTACTCATGCTGATAATTTTTATGGCCCAGTACCTTGTACAAAACACCTTGATATGCAAAAAATTAAAGATAACTATGAATATGAAACAGGAGTTTTGATTGCAGCGACTTTTGCAGAAAGAAATCTTGATCCTCAAGCAATGCCGGCCATTCTAGTTAATAATCATGGACCATTTACTTTTGGAGAATCACCATATAAAGCTGTTGAATATGCCAAAGTGTTAGAAACGGTTGGGCAAATGACTTTTCAATCTTATTTGTTAAATGGTTATAAAAATAATGTCAAACAAGAATTACTTGATAAGCATTATTTTCGCAAGCATGGTAAAGATTCATATTATGGACAATAG
- a CDS encoding L-ribulose-5-phosphate 3-epimerase, protein MRNFPQNFLGVYEKALPPGENWAEKFKTAAQLGFDFIEMSIDESDTRLQRLDWSEEQIQEILKLSQKHQVFIRSICFSGQRRYPMGSHDLATRQKSLQLLEKCIQLAFKLNVRIIQLAGYDVYYEAKDAETQAWFLENLQAGLQMANRYAVGLSIEIMDDEFINSLTKYLAVKKACPSPWLSVYPDLGNLAAWHQQTYLSELSSGFHDTVALHIKDTLPVTNSFPGKFKNVEFGAGCVDFLKIFEYLKSAGYQGSFVIEAWYEDFDRPVERLKKAKNYVLNLFEKAGWELC, encoded by the coding sequence ATGCGTAATTTCCCTCAGAATTTTTTAGGGGTTTATGAAAAAGCTTTGCCTCCAGGTGAGAATTGAGCTGAAAAATTTAAAACTGCAGCTCAACTGGGGTTTGACTTTATTGAAATGTCAATTGATGAAAGTGATACTCGTTTGCAAAGATTAGATTGAAGTGAGGAGCAAATCCAAGAGATTTTAAAACTTTCTCAAAAACATCAAGTCTTTATCCGCTCAATCTGTTTTTCAGGACAACGTCGCTACCCAATGGGTAGTCATGACCTTGCAACTCGTCAAAAATCACTACAACTTTTAGAAAAATGTATTCAATTGGCATTTAAGTTGAATGTGCGAATAATTCAACTAGCAGGTTATGATGTTTATTATGAAGCAAAAGATGCAGAGACCCAAGCTTGATTTTTAGAAAATCTTCAAGCAGGGTTACAAATGGCAAATCGCTATGCTGTAGGTTTATCAATTGAAATTATGGATGATGAATTCATTAATTCTTTAACCAAGTATTTAGCAGTTAAAAAAGCCTGTCCTTCTCCTTGATTGAGCGTTTACCCAGATTTAGGGAATTTAGCAGCATGACATCAACAAACTTATTTAAGTGAGTTATCAAGTGGTTTTCATGACACTGTGGCACTACACATTAAAGATACTTTGCCAGTTACTAATTCTTTTCCAGGTAAATTTAAAAATGTTGAATTTGGGGCAGGATGTGTAGATTTCTTAAAAATCTTTGAGTATTTAAAGAGTGCAGGTTATCAAGGTAGTTTTGTCATTGAAGCTTGGTATGAAGATTTTGACAGACCTGTAGAAAGATTAAAAAAAGCCAAAAACTATGTTTTGAATTTGTTTGAAAAGGCAGGGTGAGAACTGTGTTAG
- a CDS encoding 3-keto-L-gulonate-6-phosphate decarboxylase UlaD: MKKPLLQVALDNLSLPDALKTLASVGEKVDIIEIGTILLLAEGKIAVKIIKDKYPNKIILADAKIADAGQIVSKMFFEVGAHLTTVICCADLPTVTGALEVAKTYQGDVQIELTGTWDFQQAAAWKAAGIEQVVYHRSRDAQAAGVGWGAADITKITKLCDMGFKVTITGGITEADLDLFKHLPIYIIIAGRSIRDAADPQQAAESFQKQLARKWENA, encoded by the coding sequence ATGAAAAAACCATTATTACAGGTAGCTTTAGATAATTTATCATTACCAGATGCTTTAAAAACTCTAGCTAGTGTTGGAGAAAAGGTTGATATCATTGAGATTGGGACAATCTTACTGCTGGCTGAAGGCAAAATTGCTGTCAAAATTATTAAAGATAAGTATCCAAATAAAATCATTTTAGCAGACGCAAAAATTGCTGATGCTGGACAAATTGTCTCAAAAATGTTCTTTGAAGTGGGTGCTCATCTAACAACTGTGATTTGTTGTGCTGATTTACCAACAGTCACTGGTGCACTGGAAGTTGCAAAAACTTATCAAGGAGATGTACAAATTGAATTAACTGGAACTTGAGATTTTCAACAAGCAGCAGCTTGAAAAGCTGCTGGAATTGAACAAGTGGTTTACCACCGTTCAAGAGATGCTCAAGCAGCTGGAGTCGGGTGAGGAGCAGCAGATATTACCAAAATTACTAAACTTTGTGATATGGGCTTTAAAGTTACTATCACTGGGGGTATCACTGAAGCAGACTTAGATCTGTTTAAACACTTACCAATTTATATTATTATTGCTGGGCGTTCAATTCGAGATGCAGCAGATCCCCAACAAGCAGCTGAAAGTTTTCAAAAACAATTAGCAAGGAAATGAGAAAATGCGTAA
- a CDS encoding PTS sugar transporter subunit IIA: protein MAQLDFLQSLIANASIVVQQTCKDWIAAVQLCFEPLIKNQIVKPSYVQGVIDNTNAHGPYYLICPNLAMPHADSKAGALGDGFSLLTLKEPVYFDTHKVSVLIGFAAKNSEVHLEVALPQIVAIFENQEVVEKCAQAQSVDEIIQIIKAIDYFKYLK, encoded by the coding sequence ATGGCACAATTAGATTTTTTACAATCATTAATTGCAAATGCATCAATTGTGGTGCAACAAACTTGTAAAGATTGAATTGCTGCAGTCCAACTTTGTTTTGAACCATTAATAAAAAACCAAATAGTTAAACCAAGTTATGTTCAAGGGGTCATTGATAACACCAATGCTCATGGTCCTTACTACTTAATTTGTCCAAACCTTGCTATGCCTCATGCTGATTCAAAAGCAGGAGCATTGGGAGATGGATTTAGTTTACTAACCTTAAAAGAACCAGTTTACTTTGACACTCATAAAGTTTCAGTCTTAATTGGGTTTGCAGCTAAAAATAGTGAAGTTCACCTAGAAGTTGCTTTACCCCAAATTGTAGCAATCTTTGAAAATCAAGAAGTTGTTGAAAAATGTGCCCAAGCTCAATCCGTTGATGAAATTATTCAAATTATAAAAGCAATTGATTACTTTAAGTATCTAAAATAA
- a CDS encoding PTS sugar transporter subunit IIB — translation MKKILCACGNGMGSSLMIKIKVEKVLEKLGIDGKVDTSSIGEAKGIADNYDVVLCSTYLEEDLDDCSAFVVGLENLMDEAQIEIGLKQAFNI, via the coding sequence ATGAAAAAAATATTATGTGCTTGCGGTAATGGAATGGGCAGTTCGCTGATGATCAAGATAAAAGTTGAAAAAGTTTTAGAAAAATTAGGCATTGATGGTAAAGTTGATACCTCTTCAATTGGTGAAGCCAAAGGGATTGCAGATAACTATGATGTGGTGTTATGTTCAACTTACTTAGAAGAAGATTTAGATGACTGTTCTGCTTTTGTGGTTGGTTTAGAAAACTTAATGGACGAAGCTCAAATTGAAATTGGATTAAAACAAGCATTTAACATATAA
- a CDS encoding PTS ascorbate transporter subunit IIC — MANTEKKRNDLDHPEAGVKNRLKKQTPKWVKITIWVSLLVILLTFIIVCLAIKRGDILNTVFYQVLVNNVLAVPSILIGIIVLLGYLLQGKAWFDAVAGMFKGICGYLILQIGSSFLTGVSRPLMVLFGKLMGTNVVLLDTYTSWSEINEALGTAVSIISYTVLIGLAFNILLVALKKITNVRSINVTGHIMFQQSSVVVAIMYFFVFKDIANESTKQLLIILASGILIGLYWGVFSNLAYAPTQKVSNNAGFTIGHQQMLGVWAAYHAGRMFALKGKEVKSAEKLNLKKGFRIFHDNIFTSAILLLVFFGVLFITVRIQGSWPELLTGIGGYNLFGDKHWILQLFGLVFIVVAALQVLMFGARMFVAELQKSFIGISGKLIPGASVGIDIAGSFSYGEKAVTFGFLAGAIGNFLGIGLVVLLGQVANINVFRVIIMVGFIPMFFDGAALGLYANASGGWKACLTIPFIAGFIIVFGAVLVVQTGGSTGQIFQIGYNGLFDWTTMWAIILAILSSVPSAVGMGLLFVVALFFILIAQMTTTEPGKSMPIKRLLLKKWIKKDEELATELAAAKQAKAEAKLNKQNKS; from the coding sequence GTGGCAAACACAGAAAAAAAACGCAATGATTTAGATCACCCAGAAGCTGGTGTGAAAAATCGTTTAAAAAAACAAACACCCAAATGAGTTAAAATTACTATTTGAGTAAGTTTGCTAGTAATTTTATTAACTTTCATTATTGTTTGTTTAGCAATCAAACGAGGAGATATTCTAAACACTGTTTTTTATCAAGTTTTAGTAAATAACGTTTTAGCAGTACCTTCAATTTTAATCGGAATCATTGTTTTATTAGGTTACTTATTACAAGGTAAAGCCTGATTTGATGCAGTGGCTGGTATGTTTAAAGGAATTTGTGGTTATTTAATTTTACAAATTGGGAGTTCATTCCTAACTGGTGTCTCTCGTCCATTAATGGTTTTATTTGGAAAATTAATGGGAACTAATGTAGTTTTATTAGACACTTATACAAGTTGAAGTGAAATTAATGAAGCTTTAGGTACTGCAGTTTCAATTATTAGTTATACAGTGTTAATTGGATTAGCCTTTAACATCTTACTGGTTGCTTTGAAAAAAATCACAAACGTGAGAAGCATTAATGTGACAGGTCACATTATGTTTCAACAATCTAGTGTTGTGGTAGCTATTATGTATTTCTTTGTTTTCAAAGATATTGCAAATGAATCAACTAAACAATTATTAATTATTTTAGCAAGTGGAATTTTAATTGGTTTGTATTGAGGGGTTTTTTCAAACCTAGCTTATGCACCAACTCAAAAAGTTTCCAATAATGCTGGTTTTACAATCGGTCATCAACAAATGTTAGGGGTGTGAGCTGCTTATCATGCTGGTAGAATGTTTGCTTTAAAAGGTAAAGAAGTTAAATCAGCTGAAAAACTAAATTTAAAAAAAGGATTTAGAATTTTCCATGATAACATCTTTACATCTGCAATTCTACTACTAGTTTTCTTTGGAGTGTTATTTATCACTGTTAGAATTCAAGGTAGTTGACCAGAATTATTAACCGGAATTGGTGGTTACAATTTATTTGGGGACAAACACTGAATTTTACAATTATTTGGTTTAGTTTTCATAGTTGTAGCAGCCTTGCAAGTCTTGATGTTTGGAGCAAGAATGTTCGTGGCAGAATTGCAAAAATCATTTATTGGAATTAGTGGCAAACTAATTCCTGGAGCAAGTGTCGGGATTGACATTGCTGGATCTTTTTCATATGGAGAAAAAGCAGTAACTTTTGGTTTCTTAGCTGGAGCCATTGGCAATTTCTTGGGAATTGGGTTAGTAGTTTTACTAGGTCAAGTTGCCAATATTAACGTTTTTAGAGTAATTATTATGGTTGGATTTATTCCAATGTTCTTTGATGGAGCTGCCTTAGGGTTATATGCTAATGCTAGTGGGGGTTGAAAAGCTTGTCTAACAATTCCCTTTATAGCAGGATTTATCATTGTTTTTGGAGCAGTCTTAGTAGTTCAAACTGGTGGAAGCACTGGACAAATTTTTCAAATTGGTTATAATGGATTATTTGACTGAACCACAATGTGAGCTATTATCTTAGCAATTCTTTCATCAGTTCCATCAGCTGTGGGAATGGGGTTATTATTTGTAGTAGCACTATTCTTTATCTTGATTGCCCAAATGACAACCACTGAACCTGGTAAGTCTATGCCAATCAAAAGATTATTGTTGAAAAAATGAATTAAAAAAGATGAAGAACTAGCAACAGAACTGGCTGCCGCAAAGCAAGCCAAGGCTGAGGCTAAATTAAATAAACAAAATAAAAGCTAA